One genomic segment of Paraburkholderia aromaticivorans includes these proteins:
- the rhaS gene encoding rhamnose ABC transporter substrate-binding protein — protein sequence MFKPLRHTGAAALCVALIAISCAASAAGLKSGLKIAFVPKQINNPYEVIADDGGMSAIKEFGGVGKAVGPSDAGASSQVQYINTLITQRQDAIVIAANDANAVVPYLKKAMSQGIKVVTFDSDTAPEGRQLFVNQANAEGIGRGQVQLVAKLMGGEGEFAVLSATPNATNQNTWIKWMQEELKKPEYSKIKLVKIAYGNDDDQKSFTETQGLLQAYPNLKAIVAPTTVGIAAAARYISTSSSKGKVAVTGLGTPNQMRAFVKNGTVKAFQLWDPGQLGYLAAYAAAALASGTISGKEGESFDAGKLGKRTIGPQGEIILGPPTTFDSSNIDNFNF from the coding sequence ATGTTCAAACCACTCCGTCACACCGGCGCCGCGGCGCTCTGCGTCGCGTTGATCGCGATCAGTTGCGCCGCGTCCGCGGCGGGCCTGAAAAGCGGTCTGAAAATCGCATTCGTGCCGAAACAGATCAATAACCCCTACGAAGTGATCGCCGACGACGGCGGCATGAGCGCGATCAAGGAATTCGGCGGCGTGGGCAAAGCGGTGGGACCCTCGGATGCGGGCGCATCGTCGCAGGTGCAGTACATCAACACGCTGATCACGCAGCGGCAGGATGCGATCGTGATCGCGGCCAACGACGCCAATGCGGTGGTGCCGTATCTGAAGAAAGCGATGTCGCAAGGCATCAAGGTCGTGACCTTCGACTCGGACACGGCGCCCGAAGGCCGGCAACTGTTCGTCAACCAGGCGAATGCGGAAGGCATCGGCCGTGGCCAGGTTCAACTGGTCGCGAAACTGATGGGCGGCGAGGGCGAGTTCGCCGTGCTGTCGGCCACGCCTAACGCAACCAATCAGAACACCTGGATCAAGTGGATGCAGGAGGAACTGAAAAAGCCCGAGTATTCGAAGATCAAGCTCGTGAAGATCGCCTACGGTAACGACGACGATCAGAAGTCGTTCACCGAAACGCAAGGTCTGTTGCAGGCATACCCGAACCTGAAGGCGATCGTCGCGCCGACCACGGTCGGCATTGCTGCAGCCGCGCGTTATATTTCGACTTCGTCGAGCAAGGGGAAGGTGGCGGTGACCGGTCTGGGCACACCGAACCAGATGCGCGCGTTTGTGAAGAACGGCACCGTGAAGGCGTTCCAGTTGTGGGATCCGGGTCAACTCGGCTATCTGGCTGCCTATGCCGCGGCGGCGCTGGCGTCGGGCACGATCAGCGGTAAGGAAGGCGAGTCGTTCGACGCGGGCAAGCTCGGCAAGCGCACCATCGGGCCGCAAGGCGAAATCATTCTCGGACCGCCGACCACGTTCGATTCGAGCAATATCGACAACTTCAATTTCTGA
- a CDS encoding ABC transporter permease → MAKPDSALLTRKRETPLQWEALLVIVLILSLVLGRLLSPVFLTGANLSNVLADLTEIALMALPMTLIIVAAEIDLSVASVLGASSALMGVLWHMGLPMPLVIVLVLIAGALAGLLNGLVIVKLNLPSLAVTIGTLALFRGLAYVLLGDQAVADFPAAYTAFGMDTVGASFIPLPFAIVIVGAAVFTVLLQSTAFGRSLYAIGANPTAAAFSGIEVAKIRLRLFVLSGAMSALAGVVYTLRFTSARGDNGEGFELSVIAAVLFGGVSIFGGRGSMIGVLLSLLIIGVLKNALTLDDVSSETLTIVTGVLLLASVLIPNLVARWRAARDRRFIAKSASSL, encoded by the coding sequence ATGGCTAAACCCGATTCCGCGCTGCTCACGCGCAAACGCGAAACCCCGCTGCAGTGGGAAGCGCTGCTGGTGATCGTGCTGATTCTCTCGCTCGTGCTCGGCCGCTTGCTGTCTCCGGTCTTTCTCACCGGCGCGAACCTGAGCAACGTGCTGGCGGATCTCACCGAGATCGCCTTGATGGCGTTGCCGATGACGTTGATCATCGTCGCGGCCGAAATCGATTTGTCGGTGGCCTCGGTGCTCGGCGCATCCAGCGCGTTGATGGGCGTGCTGTGGCACATGGGGTTGCCGATGCCGCTCGTAATCGTGCTCGTGTTGATTGCCGGCGCATTGGCGGGCCTGCTGAACGGTCTCGTGATCGTCAAGCTCAATCTGCCTTCGCTCGCGGTCACGATCGGCACGCTGGCGCTGTTTCGCGGCCTCGCCTATGTGCTGCTCGGCGATCAGGCAGTGGCGGATTTTCCGGCCGCTTACACGGCGTTCGGCATGGACACCGTGGGTGCGAGTTTCATACCGCTGCCGTTTGCGATCGTGATCGTCGGCGCGGCGGTGTTCACCGTGTTGCTGCAGTCCACGGCATTCGGCCGCAGTCTCTATGCGATCGGCGCGAATCCGACCGCCGCGGCGTTTTCCGGCATCGAAGTGGCGAAGATCCGCTTGCGTCTGTTCGTGTTGTCAGGCGCCATGAGCGCGCTGGCGGGCGTGGTCTATACGCTGCGCTTCACCAGCGCGCGCGGCGACAACGGCGAGGGTTTCGAGTTGTCGGTGATCGCGGCGGTGCTGTTCGGCGGCGTGAGTATTTTCGGCGGACGCGGTTCGATGATCGGCGTGCTGCTGTCGCTGCTGATTATCGGCGTGCTGAAAAACGCATTGACGCTCGACGACGTGTCCAGCGAAACGCTCACCATCGTCACCGGCGTGCTGCTGCTGGCATCGGTACTGATACCGAATCTGGTGGCCCGCTGGCGCGCGGCGCGCGACCGGCGTTTCATCGCGAAGTCCGCTTCTTCCCTATAA
- a CDS encoding ABC transporter permease, with the protein MMRHSSTHPAPVHPPVAKRAASSPGGFAASIAKSRETTLFVVLILLIAGTGLAKPQFLNLQNLRDVLLNVSIISLLTAGMTVVILMRHIDLSVGSTVGISAYAVGSLYVAFPQMPVIVALAAGLAIGLVAGSINALLVAVGRVPSLVATLSTLYIFRGADYAWVHGGQINATSLPDAFSRLATGTLLGIPTLALIAIVVLAGLAVYLKQFRGGREHYAIGSNPEAARLAGVNVERRVMAGFLLSGAIAGFAGALWLARFGTVDASTAKGIELQVVAAAVVGSVAITGGVGTILGATLGALVLGVISIALVVLHVSPFWEQAIEGALIVAAITADTLLARSVAKRMMRKRDHG; encoded by the coding sequence ATGATGCGCCATTCTTCCACCCATCCCGCGCCGGTCCATCCGCCGGTCGCGAAGCGCGCGGCGAGTTCGCCCGGCGGCTTTGCCGCGAGCATTGCGAAGAGCCGCGAAACGACGCTCTTCGTCGTGCTGATTCTGCTGATCGCTGGCACGGGGCTCGCAAAGCCGCAGTTTCTGAATCTGCAGAACCTGCGCGACGTGCTGCTGAACGTGTCGATCATCAGTCTGCTGACGGCCGGCATGACCGTGGTCATTCTGATGCGGCATATCGATCTCTCGGTCGGGTCCACGGTCGGGATCAGCGCGTATGCGGTCGGCAGTCTGTATGTCGCGTTTCCGCAGATGCCGGTGATCGTCGCGTTGGCGGCGGGGCTCGCGATCGGCCTCGTGGCGGGCAGCATCAACGCGCTGCTCGTCGCGGTGGGGCGTGTGCCGTCGCTGGTGGCGACGCTGTCCACGCTGTACATTTTTCGCGGTGCGGACTATGCCTGGGTGCATGGCGGACAGATCAACGCCACCAGTCTGCCCGATGCGTTTTCCCGGCTTGCCACCGGCACGCTGCTCGGCATTCCGACGCTCGCGCTGATCGCGATCGTCGTGCTGGCCGGTCTCGCCGTGTATCTGAAGCAGTTTCGCGGCGGCCGTGAACACTACGCGATCGGCTCGAATCCGGAGGCCGCGCGACTGGCCGGCGTGAACGTCGAGCGTCGCGTAATGGCGGGTTTTCTGCTCTCCGGCGCGATTGCCGGTTTTGCGGGCGCGTTGTGGCTGGCGCGCTTCGGCACCGTGGATGCCAGCACCGCGAAGGGCATCGAATTGCAGGTGGTGGCCGCCGCCGTGGTGGGCAGTGTCGCGATTACGGGCGGTGTCGGCACGATTCTCGGCGCCACGCTCGGCGCGCTCGTGCTCGGCGTGATCAGCATCGCGTTGGTGGTGCTGCACGTGTCGCCGTTCTGGGAGCAGGCCATCGAAGGCGCGTTGATCGTCGCCGCGATTACCGCCGATACCTTGCTGGCCCGTTCCGTCGCCAAACGCATGATGAGGAAACGCGATCATGGCTAA
- a CDS encoding sugar ABC transporter ATP-binding protein, giving the protein MQQPTSAVPRLELRHASKSFGRVRALSDGDLALWPGEVHALLGENGAGKSTLVKILAGVHQPDTGELLVDGVARRFATPAEARDAGLAVIYQEPTLFFDLSIAENIFMGRQPVDRIGRIQYDAMRSEVDGLLASLGVDLRADQLVRGLSIADQQVIEIAKALSLNANVLIMDEPTAALSLPEVERLFAIVRKLRERDVAILFITHRLDEVFALTQRVTIMRDGAKVFDGQTADLNTESIVAKMVGRDLETFYPKADRPPGDVRLSVRGLTRVGVFKDISFDVRAGEIVALAGLVGAGRSEVARAIFGIDPLDSGEIWIAGERLTAGRPAAAVRAGLALVPEDRRQQGLALELSIARNASMTVLGRLVKHGLISARSETQLANQWGTRLRLKAGDPNAPVGTLSGGNQQKVVLGKWLATGPKVLIIDEPTRGIDVGAKAEVYGALADLVRDGMAVLMISSELPEVLGMADRVLVMHEGRISADIARADADEERIMAAALGQTVGRPGPAGQPIPPLGHAA; this is encoded by the coding sequence GTGCAGCAACCCACATCCGCTGTGCCGAGGCTCGAACTGCGGCATGCGAGTAAATCATTCGGGCGGGTTCGCGCGCTATCCGACGGCGATCTCGCGCTATGGCCGGGCGAAGTGCATGCCTTGCTCGGCGAAAACGGCGCGGGCAAATCGACCCTCGTGAAGATTCTCGCGGGCGTACATCAGCCCGACACCGGTGAATTGCTGGTGGACGGCGTGGCGCGCCGCTTTGCGACACCCGCCGAAGCTCGTGATGCGGGGCTCGCGGTGATCTATCAGGAGCCGACGCTGTTCTTCGATCTGTCGATCGCCGAGAACATCTTCATGGGGCGGCAGCCGGTCGACCGGATCGGCCGCATTCAGTACGACGCGATGCGCAGCGAGGTGGACGGCCTGCTGGCGTCGCTCGGCGTCGATCTGCGTGCCGATCAGCTGGTGCGCGGTTTGTCGATCGCCGATCAGCAGGTGATCGAAATTGCCAAGGCGTTGTCGTTGAACGCCAACGTGCTCATCATGGACGAGCCCACTGCCGCGTTGTCGCTGCCCGAAGTGGAACGGCTCTTTGCGATCGTGCGCAAGCTGCGCGAGCGCGACGTGGCGATTCTCTTCATCACGCACCGCCTCGACGAAGTATTCGCGCTGACACAGCGCGTCACGATCATGCGCGACGGCGCGAAAGTTTTCGACGGCCAGACCGCCGATCTCAACACCGAATCGATCGTGGCGAAAATGGTCGGGCGCGACCTCGAAACGTTCTATCCGAAGGCGGACCGGCCGCCGGGCGACGTGCGCCTCTCGGTACGCGGCCTCACGCGCGTAGGCGTCTTCAAGGATATTTCCTTCGACGTGCGCGCCGGCGAGATCGTGGCGTTGGCCGGACTCGTCGGCGCGGGGCGTAGCGAAGTCGCGCGGGCGATCTTCGGCATCGATCCGCTCGACTCCGGCGAAATCTGGATTGCCGGCGAGCGTCTGACGGCGGGGCGCCCCGCCGCCGCGGTGCGCGCCGGACTGGCGCTGGTGCCGGAGGACCGCCGGCAGCAAGGGCTCGCGCTGGAATTGAGCATCGCGCGCAATGCGTCGATGACGGTGCTCGGGCGGCTCGTCAAACACGGCCTCATCTCCGCGCGCAGCGAGACGCAGCTCGCCAATCAATGGGGCACGCGCCTGCGCCTGAAGGCAGGCGACCCCAACGCGCCGGTCGGCACGCTGTCGGGCGGCAATCAGCAGAAGGTGGTGCTCGGCAAATGGCTGGCAACCGGGCCGAAAGTGCTGATCATCGACGAACCCACGCGCGGTATCGACGTCGGCGCCAAGGCCGAGGTGTATGGCGCGCTCGCCGACCTGGTGCGCGACGGCATGGCGGTGCTGATGATCTCGAGCGAATTGCCGGAAGTGCTGGGCATGGCCGACCGCGTGCTGGTGATGCACGAGGGCCGTATCAGCGCGGATATCGCGCGCGCCGACGCCGACGAGGAACGCATCATGGCGGCCGCGCTGGGCCAAACCGTCGGCCGCCCGGGCCCGGCCGGTCAACCGATTCCACCGTTGGGACACGCCGCATGA
- a CDS encoding amidohydrolase family protein, whose translation MQVVDSHIHLWDLKTHRYPWLENPGVSFVGDARELKHDYLLDDLLGEAGDIEVLKLVHVEANHDPADPVEETRWLQSIADRNASRGMPNAIVAAVDLSAPNAPALLEAHASFANTRGIRQILNMHENRLFDYVGRHFMREPQWREHFALLRRYGMSFDLQLYPSQMEEAAALARSHGDTQFVINHAGMFVDRSSVAGYRAWRDGMRLLAGCPNVAVKISGLAMFDHRWTVESLRPYVLETIDTFGVERAMFASNFPVDRLFGSYADLWHAYASIVEGASVAEKEALFCRNAERCYRI comes from the coding sequence ATGCAGGTGGTCGATTCACATATCCATTTGTGGGATCTGAAAACGCATCGTTATCCGTGGTTGGAGAATCCGGGCGTCTCGTTCGTGGGGGACGCGCGTGAGCTGAAGCACGACTACCTGCTGGATGATCTGCTGGGCGAGGCGGGCGACATCGAAGTGCTGAAACTCGTGCACGTGGAAGCAAATCACGATCCCGCCGATCCTGTCGAAGAAACACGCTGGCTGCAATCCATCGCGGATCGCAACGCGTCGCGTGGCATGCCGAACGCGATCGTCGCCGCCGTTGACCTGTCCGCGCCGAACGCGCCGGCTTTGCTCGAAGCGCATGCGTCGTTCGCCAATACGCGTGGCATCCGGCAGATTCTCAACATGCATGAGAACAGGCTGTTCGATTATGTCGGCCGTCATTTCATGCGCGAGCCGCAATGGCGCGAGCACTTCGCGTTGCTGCGCCGTTACGGCATGTCGTTTGATCTGCAACTGTATCCGTCACAGATGGAAGAAGCGGCAGCGTTGGCGCGCTCGCATGGCGACACGCAGTTCGTGATCAACCACGCGGGCATGTTCGTGGACCGCAGCAGCGTGGCCGGCTATCGCGCATGGCGAGACGGCATGCGCCTGCTCGCGGGTTGCCCCAATGTCGCCGTGAAGATCAGCGGACTCGCTATGTTCGATCATCGGTGGACCGTTGAAAGCCTGCGGCCTTACGTGCTCGAAACCATCGACACGTTCGGCGTGGAACGCGCAATGTTCGCCTCGAACTTTCCGGTCGACCGGCTGTTCGGCTCTTACGCGGATCTGTGGCATGCGTATGCGTCGATTGTCGAGGGCGCGAGCGTCGCTGAAAAAGAGGCGCTGTTTTGCCGGAATGCAGAACGTTGCTACCGCATCTGA
- the rhaM gene encoding L-rhamnose mutarotase → METIAFRMVLNPGMREEYERRHAQIWPELVDALHNAGVRDYRIFFDPDSHHLFAILTRNTHHTMDALPQLDVMRKWWDYMADIMQTAPDHTPLQQPLEPVFHLNSLS, encoded by the coding sequence ATGGAAACAATCGCTTTCCGGATGGTGCTCAACCCCGGCATGCGCGAGGAATACGAACGACGTCACGCGCAAATCTGGCCTGAACTGGTTGACGCATTGCACAACGCCGGGGTGCGCGATTACCGGATCTTCTTCGACCCGGACTCGCACCACCTTTTCGCCATACTGACGCGAAATACCCATCACACCATGGACGCGTTGCCGCAACTCGACGTGATGCGCAAATGGTGGGATTACATGGCTGACATCATGCAGACGGCCCCGGATCACACGCCGCTTCAGCAGCCGCTCGAACCGGTCTTTCATCTGAATTCGTTGAGCTGA
- a CDS encoding LysR family transcriptional regulator, translating to MSQPSATVALVNRLKFKHLALLVALDDARNLHQAAEAVNVAQPSASRMLGDIEEAFGFLLFERNARGMTPTPLGVVTLAYARRALAELTRFAEDLDVKRRGGHGQLTVGAIMGAAPDLLAMAVAALKTESPLLNVRILGETSDQVVQLLHRREVDLALGRLTSPLQHNDFSFEPLARETLLLVVRAVHPLAQRARLGLRELIDWPWVAQPVTSPARVLFEEELARAGLATPVNLTECASIFATLQLLENYDAVAMLPESVVRDHLRGKLLVALPLEIGKSLAGFGILTRKEEPLAEPALRFIDLLRGFSHKLARDDAAPASDALIAASAPVH from the coding sequence ATGAGCCAACCCTCAGCAACTGTCGCACTCGTCAATCGGCTCAAGTTCAAACACCTCGCGTTGCTCGTCGCGCTCGACGACGCGCGCAATCTCCATCAGGCCGCCGAGGCCGTCAATGTGGCCCAGCCGAGCGCGAGCCGCATGCTCGGCGATATCGAAGAAGCGTTCGGCTTCCTGCTGTTCGAGCGCAACGCGCGCGGCATGACGCCCACGCCGCTCGGGGTCGTCACGCTGGCGTATGCGCGGCGCGCGCTGGCCGAGCTGACCCGTTTCGCCGAAGATCTCGACGTCAAGCGCCGCGGCGGTCATGGGCAACTGACGGTCGGCGCGATCATGGGCGCCGCGCCCGATCTGCTCGCCATGGCGGTCGCGGCGCTGAAAACCGAAAGCCCGTTGCTGAACGTGCGCATTCTCGGCGAAACGAGTGACCAGGTCGTGCAATTGCTGCATCGCCGCGAAGTCGACCTGGCGCTCGGGCGCCTGACCAGTCCGCTGCAACACAACGATTTCAGTTTCGAGCCGCTCGCGCGCGAGACCTTGCTGCTGGTGGTGCGTGCTGTGCATCCGCTCGCACAGCGCGCGCGTCTTGGCTTGCGTGAACTGATCGACTGGCCATGGGTCGCGCAGCCTGTCACCAGTCCCGCGCGGGTGCTGTTCGAAGAGGAACTGGCGCGCGCGGGACTCGCCACGCCGGTCAACCTGACCGAATGCGCGTCGATCTTCGCCACGCTGCAATTGCTCGAGAACTACGACGCGGTGGCGATGCTGCCCGAGTCGGTGGTGCGCGATCATTTGCGCGGCAAGCTGCTGGTCGCGCTGCCGCTCGAAATCGGCAAGAGCCTCGCGGGCTTCGGCATTCTCACGCGCAAGGAAGAACCGCTCGCCGAACCGGCGCTGCGCTTCATCGATCTGTTGCGTGGTTTCTCCCACAAGCTCGCGCGCGACGACGCCGCGCCGGCATCGGACGCTCTGATCGCGGCTTCGGCTCCCGTGCACTGA
- a CDS encoding SDR family NAD(P)-dependent oxidoreductase, with product MLLKDKVVIVTGGSRGIGRAIAVACATEGADVAINYWGDNDASYGRRSAVAEVVDEIEALGRRVIAVEGNVAARETGQQLVRHTVEAFGKVDVLASNAGICPFHAFLDLPPEVLESTVAVNLNGAFYVTQAAAQQMKAQGTGGAIVATSSISALVGGGMQTHYTPTKAGVHSLMQSCAVALGPYGIRCNSVMPGTIATDLNAQDLADEAKKAYFEKRIPLGRLGRPEDVADCVTFLASDRARYVTGAALLVDGGLFVNLQ from the coding sequence GTGCTGCTCAAGGACAAGGTCGTGATCGTGACTGGTGGTTCGCGGGGTATCGGCCGCGCGATAGCCGTTGCGTGCGCAACCGAAGGCGCGGACGTGGCGATCAACTACTGGGGCGATAACGACGCTTCGTATGGACGCCGCTCCGCCGTGGCGGAAGTGGTCGACGAAATCGAGGCGCTGGGGCGGCGCGTGATTGCGGTCGAGGGCAACGTCGCCGCGCGCGAAACCGGTCAGCAATTGGTGCGGCACACGGTGGAAGCTTTCGGCAAAGTCGACGTGCTGGCGAGCAATGCGGGCATCTGTCCGTTCCATGCGTTTCTCGACCTGCCGCCGGAAGTGCTGGAGTCGACCGTGGCGGTCAATCTGAATGGCGCGTTCTACGTCACGCAAGCCGCCGCGCAACAGATGAAAGCGCAGGGCACGGGCGGTGCGATCGTGGCGACGAGTTCGATCAGCGCGCTGGTGGGCGGCGGCATGCAGACGCATTACACGCCGACCAAAGCAGGCGTGCATTCGCTGATGCAATCCTGCGCGGTCGCGTTGGGACCGTATGGCATTCGCTGCAACTCGGTGATGCCGGGCACCATCGCCACCGATCTGAATGCGCAAGACCTCGCCGACGAAGCCAAGAAAGCCTACTTCGAAAAACGTATTCCGCTTGGCAGACTGGGCCGTCCGGAAGATGTCGCCGATTGCGTGACGTTCCTCGCCTCCGACCGCGCGCGCTATGTGACGGGCGCGGCGCTGCTGGTGGACGGCGGCCTCTTCGTCAACCTGCAATAA
- the rhmD gene encoding L-rhamnonate dehydratase, which translates to MAMPTIRHVRAFIVRGGGADYHDQPGGHWIDDHISTPMARYPEYRQSRQSFGINVLGTLVVEIEASDGTVGFAVTTGGEIGAFIVEKHLARFLEGQLVTDIEKMWDQMYFSTLYYGRKGVVLNTISGVDLALWDLLAKVRKEPVYQLLGGPVRDELVFYATGARPDLAKEMGFIGGKLPLQHGPAEGEAGLKQNLEKLADMRSRVGDDFWLMYDCWMSLDVPYATRLAQAAHEYGLKWIEECLPPDDYWGYAELRRNVPRGMMVSTGEHEATRWGFRMLLEMQCCDLIQPDVGWCGGITELIKISALADAHNVMVVPHGSSVYSYHFVVTRHNSPFAEFLMMAPKADEVVPMFTPLLLDEPVPVNGRMKVPDAPGFGVRLNPECALVRPYAR; encoded by the coding sequence ATGGCCATGCCTACCATCCGGCACGTGCGTGCCTTTATCGTCCGCGGCGGCGGTGCCGATTATCACGACCAACCCGGCGGACACTGGATCGACGATCACATCTCGACGCCGATGGCGCGTTATCCGGAGTATCGCCAGAGCCGCCAGTCGTTCGGCATCAATGTGCTCGGCACGCTCGTGGTGGAAATCGAAGCAAGCGACGGCACCGTCGGTTTCGCGGTGACGACGGGCGGCGAGATCGGCGCGTTCATCGTCGAGAAACATCTCGCGCGCTTTCTCGAAGGCCAGCTCGTCACCGACATCGAGAAAATGTGGGATCAGATGTACTTCTCGACTTTGTACTACGGCCGCAAAGGCGTCGTGCTGAATACGATCTCGGGCGTCGATCTCGCGTTGTGGGATCTGCTCGCGAAAGTGCGCAAGGAGCCGGTGTACCAGTTGTTGGGCGGTCCGGTGCGTGACGAACTCGTGTTCTACGCGACCGGCGCGCGGCCCGACCTCGCGAAAGAGATGGGTTTCATCGGCGGCAAGTTGCCGTTGCAGCATGGACCGGCCGAAGGCGAAGCCGGTCTCAAGCAGAATCTGGAAAAGCTCGCGGACATGCGCAGCCGCGTCGGCGACGACTTCTGGCTGATGTACGACTGCTGGATGAGTCTCGACGTGCCGTATGCGACGCGGCTCGCGCAAGCGGCGCACGAATACGGCCTGAAATGGATCGAAGAATGCCTGCCGCCCGACGACTACTGGGGTTACGCCGAACTGCGCCGCAACGTGCCACGCGGCATGATGGTGTCGACCGGCGAACACGAAGCGACGCGCTGGGGCTTTCGCATGTTGCTGGAGATGCAATGCTGCGATCTGATTCAACCGGATGTCGGCTGGTGCGGCGGCATTACCGAGCTGATCAAGATCTCCGCGCTCGCCGATGCCCACAATGTGATGGTGGTGCCGCACGGTTCGTCGGTGTACAGCTATCACTTCGTGGTGACGCGGCACAACTCGCCGTTCGCCGAGTTTCTGATGATGGCGCCCAAAGCCGACGAGGTCGTGCCGATGTTCACGCCGTTGCTGCTCGACGAGCCGGTACCGGTGAACGGACGCATGAAGGTGCCGGACGCGCCGGGCTTCGGCGTGAGGCTCAATCCGGAATGCGCATTGGTGCGGCCTTACGCTCGATGA
- a CDS encoding MFS transporter: protein MDPHAPVSLEAINSKVMRRLLPFLLLMYVLAFLDRANIGFAQKALQHDTGLSNAAFAFGAGVFFVGYALFEVPSNLLLHRVGARAWMCRIMVTWGLVSAAMSLAHTPTAFYTLRFLLGVAEAGFFPGVIYYLTHWFPQSARARAVGVFYFGAPLAFIFGSPLSGSLLELHGALGLAGWQWLFLVEGALASVVGVWAFWYLDNRPEDARWLEPQERASLRGALEDDARAASAHGPHRILAALVDRRVLLLSAIYLLIQMSVYGVIFYLPQQVAAFLGTTVGLRVGLVAALPWLCALAVTWYVPRRADRTGGHRRWAVALLIVAGFGIGVSGLVSSPAIGLLALCCAASGFIAAQPLFWTFPTRHLTGAAAAGGIALINSLGGLGGFIAPSLRTAAEHAFSSTSAGLVVLGVSSLLAALMIGTLLRRDAAQPGKTFETLLHRAR, encoded by the coding sequence ATGGACCCGCATGCGCCCGTTTCACTCGAGGCGATCAACAGCAAGGTAATGCGCCGGCTACTGCCGTTTCTGCTGCTGATGTATGTGCTGGCGTTTCTCGATCGCGCCAACATCGGTTTCGCGCAGAAGGCCTTGCAGCATGATACCGGTTTGTCGAATGCGGCGTTTGCGTTCGGTGCGGGCGTCTTTTTCGTCGGCTATGCATTGTTCGAAGTCCCGAGCAATCTGCTGCTGCATCGGGTCGGCGCGCGTGCCTGGATGTGCCGGATCATGGTGACGTGGGGGCTCGTGTCGGCCGCGATGAGTCTCGCGCATACGCCAACCGCGTTCTACACGCTGCGGTTTCTGCTCGGCGTTGCCGAGGCGGGATTCTTTCCGGGCGTGATCTATTACCTCACCCACTGGTTTCCACAATCGGCCCGAGCGCGCGCGGTGGGCGTGTTTTATTTCGGCGCGCCGCTGGCGTTTATTTTCGGCAGCCCGTTGTCGGGTTCGCTGCTCGAATTGCATGGCGCGCTGGGTCTTGCCGGCTGGCAATGGCTTTTCCTGGTGGAAGGCGCGCTGGCTTCGGTGGTGGGCGTGTGGGCGTTCTGGTATCTCGACAATCGTCCCGAAGACGCGCGTTGGCTCGAACCGCAGGAGCGCGCCAGCCTGCGCGGCGCGCTCGAAGACGATGCGCGTGCCGCCTCCGCGCATGGCCCGCATCGCATTCTGGCCGCCCTGGTGGACCGGCGCGTCTTGCTGCTGTCGGCCATCTATCTGCTGATCCAGATGAGCGTGTACGGCGTGATCTTCTATCTGCCGCAACAAGTGGCGGCTTTCCTGGGAACGACGGTTGGTTTGCGCGTGGGTCTGGTCGCCGCGCTGCCGTGGCTGTGCGCGCTGGCCGTGACCTGGTACGTGCCGCGCCGCGCGGATCGCACGGGTGGGCATCGGCGCTGGGCGGTGGCGTTGCTGATCGTCGCCGGCTTCGGCATCGGCGTGTCGGGACTCGTGAGCAGCCCTGCCATCGGATTGCTCGCGCTATGTTGTGCCGCGAGCGGCTTCATTGCCGCGCAGCCGCTTTTCTGGACCTTTCCCACGCGCCACCTCACAGGCGCCGCCGCGGCCGGCGGTATCGCGTTGATCAATTCGCTCGGCGGACTTGGCGGCTTTATCGCGCCCAGCTTGCGTACCGCGGCGGAACACGCGTTTTCGTCGACGTCGGCGGGACTGGTCGTGCTCGGCGTGTCGAGTCTGCTCGCCGCGCTCATGATCGGGACGCTCCTGCGCCGCGACGCCGCCCAGCCGGGCAAGACTTTCGAAACCTTACTGCATCGCGCCCGCTAG